The following is a genomic window from Candidatus Hydrogenedentota bacterium.
CCAGTAGGCCGCCATCAAGGACCGGCAGCGGCAGCAGATTGAAGACGCAGAGGTTGATGCTGATGAATGCCGTCAGGCGTATGAGCCACATCAGCCCTTGTTCGGCAGCCTGGCTGGTCGCGCTGGCAATCATGAGCGGTCCCCCGAGATTGGTCGGGCTCACCGTTCGCGCCAGGAGCGCTTCAATGGTCCGCACGACGACNNNNNNNNNNNNNNNNNNNNNNNNNNNNNNNNNNNNNNNNNNNNNNNNNNNNNNNNNNNNNNNNNNNNNNNNNNNNNNNNNNNNNNNNNNNNNNNNNNNNTCGAGTCCGCTGGCGGGCATATCCGGGACGACCTTCTCGACCAGGGCCGTCTGGAACTGCGCCACGCCAAAACGCGGATGTTCCTCGTCGCCGATCACCTTCGGTGAAATGGGCGAGACATACCGCGTTGTGGAACCATCGTCATTCGTGCGTTCGAGCTCCACATGGCATACGCGGCCGGCGCCGCCCAGCAAGGCGTTCAGCGCGATATCCGTGAAACTGTCCACCGCTTCGCCGTCGATTTCGCGCACCACATCGCCCGTCTGCCAGCCGACGGCGTCCGGTTCGCCGCTGTACGCGCCGGGTTCAGCGCCGGGCCGTTCGATATAGAGCGGCGCGGTCAGCGCGGGCGCGTCCTCCGCCACTTTGCCGATTCGCCCGGTCACCTCCCACTCGGGAACCATGGGCCCCGTCATGGCCAGCGCCGCGTACAGCAACACGGCCAGCACGAAGTTCATGAGCGGCCCCGCAATCACGACGATGAAGCGCTGCCAGACGGGTTTCTTGTTGAACCACCGGTGCTCGGGCACATGGCCATAGGTCTGGTCACGCTCCTCATCCGTCATTGGCGAGTCTTCCTGCCCCGCCATCTTGACGTATCCGCCGATGGGCAGAGCGCCAAGACAGTAGTCCGTTTCCCCGATTCGCACGCCGATCAGGCGCGGCGGCATGCCGAGGCTAAACCGGTCCACGTAGACGCCGCAGGCCTTCGCAGCGAGGAAATGGCCCAATTCGTGAAAGAAAATCAGCACGCCAAGGACAACGATAAAGATCAAGATACTGAAGATAAGCGACATCACACCCTCGCAATCATGGTTTCGACCGCGGCGCGCGCGCGGCGCCGCGCCTCTTCGTCCGCCGCAAGGACGGTCTCGAGGTTATTGTCCGCGACCACCGCACACGCATCGCATACGTCGCCGACGACATCGCTGATGCCCAAGAAGGAGATGCGGCGGGCGCAGAACGCCGCCACGGCCTCTTCGTTCGCGGCATTCAGGATAGCGGGCGCGGTGCCGCCCTCGAAAGCGGCCTGCCGGGCATAGGCCAGACAGGGAAACGCATCAAAATCCGGCGCGTCAAAGGAAAGGCTCTGAAGCGCGGCGAGGTTCAGGCGTTCCATCGGCGAGGCCACCCGCTCCGGATAGGTCAATGCAAACAGAATGGGGAATTTCATGTCGGTAACGCTAAGATGGGCCAGGATATGCCCGTCATTGAACTCGACCAGTCCGTGCACCACGCTCTGTGGATGAATAATCACCTCAATTTTCCGCGCCGGAAGATCAAAAAGCCACATGGCCTCAATAATCTCGAGCCCCTTGTTCATGAGCGTCGCGGAATCCACGCTGACCTTGGCGCCCATCTTCCACGTTGGATGCCGCGTCGCCTGTTCCGGCGTGACGTCACGCAGCGCCACGCGCGGTCGGCCATAAAACGGACCGCCGGAAGCCGTAAGATGGATACTGCGCACGTCTTCTTTCGCGTGCCCCTGAATGCACTGGAATATCGCATTGTGCTCACTGTCCACGGGCAATACCGGAACGCCCCGCCGCGCGGCACGCTCCATAATCAGGCGGCCCGCCATCACGACGGGTTCCTTGTTCGCCAAGGCGACGGCATTCCCCGCGTCAATGGCGCGCAATACAGGCTGCAGCCCCGCCGCGCCCACCATCGCGCACAGCACGACATCCACATCAAGCGCCGCCAGCGCTTCCAGACCCTCGGGGCCATCCAGGATGTTCGCGGAAGGGATGGCAGCGCGCAACCGGCGGGCGGCTGCACGGTCCGCCAACGCGGCAAAGGGCGGGCGAAATTCCTGCATCTGGGCGGTCAAGAGGTCGACGTTAGCGTGCGCACCGAGCCCAACGACCTCGAAACGGTCGCGGTACCGGCGTACGACCTCGAGCGCGCTGACGCCGATCGAGCCCGTAGACCCCAGAATGACAAGACGCCTTGTGCCCCGGGCTTCGCTCACGGCGCGTACCGCCCCGCGTCGGCGTCCTTCAACTGGGCCACATAACTTTCGAGAATGCCTCTGCTCTCGATGTGGCGCCGCAACAATCGCTTGATGTCCGCGGCCGTGGCAAGCCGAAGCGCCTCCTCGGCCAGTTCCCGAGCCGCGCCTATCGTTGTGTGCGTGACCACCTCGCGCACCATGGGTATCGAGATGGACGACATACTCAGCGACGTGACGCCAAGGCCGATGAGCAGCTCCGTGTAGAGCGGGTCGCCCGCCATCTCGCCGCAGATGCCGCAAGGAATACCGCCTTCGCGGGCCGCCTGCGCCGTCCACCGGACCATGCGCAACACCGCGGGATGCGCCGGTTCATAGAGGTACGCGATGCGCGAATTCTCGCGGTCTACCGCCAAGGAATACTGGATCAAGTCATTGGTGCCTATGCTGAAAAAATCGCATTCCTGGGCAAGCCGGTTCGCCGTGGCCACGGCGGAGGGCACCTCGATCATGGTGCCCACCTTTAAGCTGCCGTCGAAGGGAACGTTTTCGCGGGTGAGTTCCTCGCGGATGGCTTCGAGCACAATTTTGACGCGGCGCAATTCTTCGACGCCGCTGATCATGGGGAACATGACTTGCACATTGCCTTGGACGGAAGCCCGCAACATCGCGCGCAGCTGCGCCTTGAATATGTCCGGCCGCTCGAGGCAGAAACGGATCGCGCGCCAGCCCATCTGCGGGTTTTCTTCGCGATCCTGCTGCAGATAGGCGACAAACTTGTCGCCTCCGATGTCCATCGTGCGCAGCACTACTGGGAAAGGATGCGCCTTCTGAGACGCTTCCATGTAGGCGTCGTATTGCTCTTCCTCGGAAGGCGGTGATTTGCGGTTCAGGAACAGGTATTCGGTGCGGTACAGGCCGATGCCCTGCGCACGGGCGGTCAGGCTGTGTTCAATCTCGAACGGAAGCTCGATATTGGCCATGAGCGGCACTTCGATGCCGTCGACCGTGGCGCAAGGTCTCGCGCGGTCCGTAAGCGCGAGCGAGGCCCATTGCCTCTGAAGTTCCGCCTCTTGCCGGCGGTACCGCGCCATCGTTTCGGGGGCCGGGTCAATCACGACTACGCCCTGCAGCCCGTCCACGACTATGGTGGCTTCACTTTCGCAATGCTGACTGAGCCCTTCCACGCCCATCACCGCCGGGATCTCGAAGGCGCGCGCAAGAATGGCCGTGTGCGACGTTGCGCTGCCCGTATCCAACGCGAGAGCCAGCACGTTGCCGACGTCCATGCCCGCCGCGTCGCTTGGGGCCAGGTGATGCGCCACGACGACGCTGGGCTCCTTCAGACGGCGCAGGTCCGGCCGTTCCGCGTCGAGCAGATGTCCCAGAATGCGGTCCAGGACATCAAGCAGGTCGGCCGTGCGCTCCCGGAAGCGGGGATCGTCCGCCACGCGCATGACGGCCGCATAGCGTTGCACGAACTCATCGAGCACGTACTCGACATTCAACTTCTCTTCCTGGACTTGTCTCGCGACTTCCTCGCGCAACACCACGTCGTCGAGCAGCATGATATGCGCTTTGAAGATATCCGCGTGCTTCTCCCCCAATTGCTCCGCGGTGCGGCGGTAAAGCGAGGTCAATTCCTCGCGCACGGCCTCGATGGCGGCGCTAAGCCGGCGGGTTTCCGTCTGAATATCCGTTACTTCGTAGCGAGGCACGTCCAAGCGGCGGACATCGAACGGAAGCGTCTTGCCGATCGCGATGCCCGGCGATACCCCTATGCCTTGTAACCGCTTTTCCACCTATTCGTCCTTGAACCCCGTCTTGAAGAGCTTCTCCAGCGCCGCCATCGCCTCAGCCGCGTCCTCTCCCGCGCATGTCACCGTCAGGTCCGTTCCCTGCGTGGCCGCCAGCGTCAACACGCCCATAATGCTCTTCGCGTTGACCCGGTATCCGTTCAGCGTGATATAAGTATCACATTTATAGTTTAATATCGTGCGAACAAGCTTCTGCGCGGGCCGCGCGTGTAAGCCCTTCTGATTCGTTACCCTGAGTATCTTGGCAATTTCCACCATGCGATCCTGTCCCGAATACTAGCTGACGCAGCGCTGCTCTTGTTCGAGTCCCACCTCCATCGTGATGCGCATTCTCGCCCCCGGTTTCTTGGGCAAGACCCAGCAGGGCAGGACCACGCTGCCTTGATAGACCCGTTCCTGGCCGTCCTCCGACTGGCTCACGGTCTCGATGGCGAAGCGATGGACCCGCGTAGGCGCCGAAAACCGCAGGCTAAACCGCAGTTTTTGCCACTCATCCTGCAACGCGATCTGGCACAGGCCTTCGTCGCAACCTGGCTGACCCAGCGCCGGCCGGCCCAAGTCACGGTCCTCAGACACATAATACCGGTCCGGGGCGCCGCCCGTCAGCAGATTTATGACGAATTCCACGCCGAAAAGCGCATCCAGCGGCACATTACCGCCGATTTCCATATCATACTGAATCTCGAATCCGGATGCATCTTTCTGAAGTTTTATGGTCTTGCTCACTTTGACAGCCGCGCCGTTCACCGTGCCTTCGCGCCACAACGTGACACCCTGGCGTCCCGGGGAAAATGCATAAGCCCCGGTCGCGAATCCGCCCAGTTCCTCCTGTCGCGCCGCCCACAGCTCCTCCGTGGTAACGCTCGGTTGCAGGAAATGGTCGCGCAGGGAGCTGCGGCGGTAGGGATCAAACACGAGGAGCTTGTGAAGCCCCAATTCCTTTACGCGCACCAGCTCGTGAATGCTGCCGCGCGACTGGGCATCGCTGGAAAGCGTCGTCTGCCCCGAACGCAGCGCCTCATGGTACGCCTCCTCGCGCCGCGCCAGGGTATTCAGGAAATTGAACGGTCGGGGCTTGAAATCCAACTCTGTCAGCGTGCCGCCGTCGCGGGGATTTAAGAACAGCGCAATCTGACTGTTTTCCAGAATCACGTCCTCCCAGGTGTCGCCGTCCCAGTCCGACACGGCGCAGTTGACCCAGGCGCCATCCCCGTGTTCGCATTGGTCAAGCAGCCGGTCCGCGGCGATCAGACGTTCATAGACCGCGGTGCGCAAGTGGTTCAGGTACAATCCGCCAAAGACGCCGTGCCAATACGCGCAATTGCACTGCCCCTGATGCAGCAGCCGTTCCGCTTCGTCGATGAATTGCTGCTGCTTGTTCTTTTTCTCGCGCAACCCGGCGATCCGCTCGCTCACGCGCAACATGCGTTTGTGCATGGCATTGGCCTCAGGATACTTCGCAAGGAAGTTGCGCCAGAAGCCGCCGCGCAAAAAGAGCAGATGCCCGGGGTCATCCTGAAATCGCTCCCGCAGCGCGTGGAGTTGATGCTGCATCGGCGTGGGCAGCGCCCAGGCCATCATCTCCTGGTACGAAGCCGTGGGAATGTAGGTGCGGCCCAGGGGCGGAAGGCTGTCGACATAGTCCGCATACGTGGTGCATCGCAGCCAGTCCTGATTTTCCGTCAGTGCCCGGAAGAATTCCTCGAGCCAGCCCTCCTCGTAGACGCTCTGGTAGGTCTGCGGCCAGACGCCGAATTTCTCGGCGTCGTCGTGGATAACCGCGCAGCACAAACCGTCCGGCGTGGCGTGTTCGCGCAGGAATGCCAGGGTCTGCTCCACTTGCCGGAACGGGATCAGGTAACGAAGTTTCTCAAGGATTGGAAACACCTTGAGCGTGGTGCCGGCCTCTTCCGTGATGTAGTAACCGAACAACTCCTCCGGGCGGAGGCCCGTGCACTTGAAATGCATGTCGTCCAGGACCGTGTACTCAATCCCGGCCGCGGCCAGGATGCGCGGCATATGGGGCTCCCACACCCGTTCGGCCAGCCACATGCCGCGCGGCGGCGCGCCGAAATGCTCTTTGCAGAACGCATTCATCCGGATGATCTGCCTGACAGC
Proteins encoded in this region:
- a CDS encoding DUF1926 domain-containing protein, translating into MDRINLIFGCHAHQPVGNFEHVFADAYRKAYLPFIDVLERYPAVRVVLHYTGPLWDWFLAHEPQFVRRLAGLAERGQVEIMGGGYYEPLLCAVPERDAVRQIIRMNAFCKEHFGAPPRGMWLAERVWEPHMPRILAAAGIEYTVLDDMHFKCTGLRPEELFGYYITEEAGTTLKVFPILEKLRYLIPFRQVEQTLAFLREHATPDGLCCAVIHDDAEKFGVWPQTYQSVYEEGWLEEFFRALTENQDWLRCTTYADYVDSLPPLGRTYIPTASYQEMMAWALPTPMQHQLHALRERFQDDPGHLLFLRGGFWRNFLAKYPEANAMHKRMLRVSERIAGLREKKNKQQQFIDEAERLLHQGQCNCAYWHGVFGGLYLNHLRTAVYERLIAADRLLDQCEHGDGAWVNCAVSDWDGDTWEDVILENSQIALFLNPRDGGTLTELDFKPRPFNFLNTLARREEAYHEALRSGQTTLSSDAQSRGSIHELVRVKELGLHKLLVFDPYRRSSLRDHFLQPSVTTEELWAARQEELGGFATGAYAFSPGRQGVTLWREGTVNGAAVKVSKTIKLQKDASGFEIQYDMEIGGNVPLDALFGVEFVINLLTGGAPDRYYVSEDRDLGRPALGQPGCDEGLCQIALQDEWQKLRFSLRFSAPTRVHRFAIETVSQSEDGQERVYQGSVVLPCWVLPKKPGARMRITMEVGLEQEQRCVS
- a CDS encoding 1-deoxy-D-xylulose-5-phosphate reductoisomerase: MSEARGTRRLVILGSTGSIGVSALEVVRRYRDRFEVVGLGAHANVDLLTAQMQEFRPPFAALADRAAARRLRAAIPSANILDGPEGLEALAALDVDVVLCAMVGAAGLQPVLRAIDAGNAVALANKEPVVMAGRLIMERAARRGVPVLPVDSEHNAIFQCIQGHAKEDVRSIHLTASGGPFYGRPRVALRDVTPEQATRHPTWKMGAKVSVDSATLMNKGLEIIEAMWLFDLPARKIEVIIHPQSVVHGLVEFNDGHILAHLSVTDMKFPILFALTYPERVASPMERLNLAALQSLSFDAPDFDAFPCLAYARQAAFEGGTAPAILNAANEEAVAAFCARRISFLGISDVVGDVCDACAVVADNNLETVLAADEEARRRARAAVETMIARV
- the ptsP gene encoding phosphoenolpyruvate--protein phosphotransferase: MEKRLQGIGVSPGIAIGKTLPFDVRRLDVPRYEVTDIQTETRRLSAAIEAVREELTSLYRRTAEQLGEKHADIFKAHIMLLDDVVLREEVARQVQEEKLNVEYVLDEFVQRYAAVMRVADDPRFRERTADLLDVLDRILGHLLDAERPDLRRLKEPSVVVAHHLAPSDAAGMDVGNVLALALDTGSATSHTAILARAFEIPAVMGVEGLSQHCESEATIVVDGLQGVVVIDPAPETMARYRRQEAELQRQWASLALTDRARPCATVDGIEVPLMANIELPFEIEHSLTARAQGIGLYRTEYLFLNRKSPPSEEEQYDAYMEASQKAHPFPVVLRTMDIGGDKFVAYLQQDREENPQMGWRAIRFCLERPDIFKAQLRAMLRASVQGNVQVMFPMISGVEELRRVKIVLEAIREELTRENVPFDGSLKVGTMIEVPSAVATANRLAQECDFFSIGTNDLIQYSLAVDRENSRIAYLYEPAHPAVLRMVRWTAQAAREGGIPCGICGEMAGDPLYTELLIGLGVTSLSMSSISIPMVREVVTHTTIGAARELAEEALRLATAADIKRLLRRHIESRGILESYVAQLKDADAGRYAP
- a CDS encoding HPr family phosphocarrier protein — translated: MVEIAKILRVTNQKGLHARPAQKLVRTILNYKCDTYITLNGYRVNAKSIMGVLTLAATQGTDLTVTCAGEDAAEAMAALEKLFKTGFKDE
- a CDS encoding site-2 protease family protein, whose protein sequence is MMSLIFSILIFIVVLGVLIFFHELGHFLAAKACGVYVDRFSLGMPPRLIGVRIGETDYCLGALPIGGYVKMAGQEDSPMTDEERDQTYGHVPEHRWFNKKPVWQRFIVVIAGPLMNFVLAVLLYAALAMTGPMVPEWEVTGRIGKVAEDAPALTAPLYIERPGAEPGAYSGEPDAVGWQTGDVVREIDGEAVDSFTDIALNALLGGAGRVCHVELERTNDDGSTTRYVSPISPKVIGDEEHPRFGVAQFQTALVEKVVPDMPASGL
- a CDS encoding site-2 protease family protein, which produces VVVRTIEALLARTVSPTNLGGPLMIASATSQAAEQGLMWLIRLTAFISINLCVFNLLPLPVLDGGLLVIHGIEGIRRRPLNPKFVERFQMVGLFFIVFLMVFVTYHDVRRWVESLIP